The Castanea sativa cultivar Marrone di Chiusa Pesio chromosome 11, ASM4071231v1 genome contains a region encoding:
- the LOC142614895 gene encoding UPF0481 protein At3g47200-like: MATPNGATDTSQEKGPQCEEIIIDITVKEPKWGSECCIYKVPKRLRKVKEQAYTPKLVSIGPVHHDNDELKDMQKLKMSYFKEFFDRTCKDQKEFASIVKKNIQKIRDCYAVEISLPEKKEDLVKMILLDSIFIIELFCRSDADRENDDYILSKPWLKDGITQDLILLENQLPFFILDLLFQHFNGTPNSFFRLACNYFFEVFPSQEECPKKEVKHFTDLQRHFFRPPDHQNIGNPIEHRHSATKLEMAGLIFQTRKEERSLLNVQIQKGNSFSEIFPCFNCSWLMHCLPCLKKISLLERMQTRLVVPHFVVDNKTEDLFRNLMALEQCHYPNEAYICNYVLLLDFLINNKDDVELLVEEGIIVNSLGSNKAVADMVNKLGHEIVEKNSYYHEVAEDLNRYYRNWWNQNMASLKTVYFRDIWRGTATVVGIIVLVVTVMNFLRPFVFKHI, translated from the coding sequence ATGGCCACGCCTAACGGTGCAACTGATACTTCACAAGAAAAAGGTCCTCAATGCGAAGAGATTATCATTGACATTACAGTCAAGGAGCCTAAGTGGGGCTCCGAGTGTTGCATCTACAAGGTCCCCAAAAGACTTCGCAAGGTCAAGGAACAAGCCTACACTCCAAAGCTAGTTTCAATAGGCCCTGTTCATCACGACAACGATGAACTGAAGGACATGCAGAAGCTGAAAATGAGTTATTTCAAGGAATTCTTTGATCGGACTTGCAAGGACCAGAAGGAGTTTGCAAGCatagttaaaaaaaacatacaaaagaTCCGCGACTGTTACGCAGTAGAGATTTCTCTACCcgaaaagaaagaagatttggtaaaaatgattttgCTGGATTCTATCTTTATCATTGAGCTCTTCTGTAGGAGCGATGCGGATAGAGAAAATGATGATTATATATTAAGTAAACCATGGTTAAAGGATGGCATAACGCAAGATTTGATATTACTCGAGAATCAGCTTCCTTTTTTTATCCTTGACTTGTTATTTCAACATTTCAATGGCACTCCTAATTCCTTTTTTAGGCTTGCTTGTAATTacttttttgaagtttttcccAGCCAGGAGGAATGCCCCAAGAAGGAAGTAAAACATTTCACTGATTTGCAGAGACATTTCTTCCGTCCACCTGATCACCAGAATATTGGGAATCCTATTGAACATCGACATAGTGCAACAAAACTGGAGATGGCGGGATTGATATTCCAAACTCGTAAAGAAGAGAGAAGCTTGCTTAACGTACAAATCCAAAAGGGTAATAGCTTTTCGGAAATATTTCCATGCTTCAATTGCTCATGGCTCATGCATTGCTTACCTTGCTTGAAAAAGATTTCACTCCTGGAGCGTATGCAAACTCGCTTGGTAGTCCCACACTTTGTGGTAGATAACAAAACCGAAGACCTTTTTCGAAATCTCATGGCCCTTGAGCAATGTCATTATCCAAATGAAGCTTACATATGCAATTATGTCTTGCTATTGGATTTTCTTATCAACAATAAAGACGACGTAGAGTTGCTTGTTGAGGAAGGGATTATTGTTAACTCTTTAGGCAGCAACAAAGCAGTTGCCGACATGGTTAACAAACTTGGCCATGaaattgtggaaaaaaattCCTATTACCATGAAGTTGCTGAAGATCTTAATAGGTACTACCGCAATTGGTGGAATCAAAATATGGCATCCTTGAAAACAGTATATTTTCGGGATATTTGGAGAGGAACTGCAACTGTTGTTGGGATTATAGTTCTTGTGGTAACTGTCATGAATTTCCTTAGGCCTTTTGTGTTCAAgcatatttaa